Proteins encoded together in one Pseudoroseomonas cervicalis window:
- a CDS encoding adenine deaminase, with protein MPPTPPDADLHDPALRDRAVRAARGLAPFDVLITGARVADMATGELREADLGLVGPLIASVHAPGSRADAATIHRWPGRILAPGLIDTHMHVESSMVTPRRYAETVLPQGTTTVCWDPHELGNVAGLDGVRWAIEASRGLPLRVLVLAPSCVPSAPGLERAGADFGPAELEEMLAWPEIAGVAEVMDMRGVLERSPRMAGIVAAGLASGKLVCGHARSLAGPELQGFVAAGISSDHEIVSGEDLLEKLRAGLAIELRGSHDHLLPECVAALATLPRWPQTLTLCTDDVFPDDLVARGGMIDLLRRLVRYGMPALEALRCATLNAAQRIGRADLGLLAPGRRADLLVLSDLEALAVEQVFVSGAHLAEEGRLLAPLPGATPPGLRDTMRLGAVAEGDFRIAAPGATARLRTVSQPRFTRWGEISVPVRDGYAVLPPEATMLAVLHRHGRAPATPSLGVLEGWGAWQGALATTVAHDSHNLCIFGHAPGDMALAANALIGCGGGMAVAQDGAVRALLPLPVCGLLSDAPAAEVAAQFAALRAAADGLTQWQPPYRVFKAIVGATLACNAGPHVTDLGIADGTSGEVLPTLVG; from the coding sequence ATGCCGCCCACGCCGCCCGACGCTGACCTGCACGACCCCGCCCTGCGCGACCGCGCGGTGCGCGCGGCGCGCGGCCTCGCCCCTTTCGATGTGCTGATCACCGGCGCGCGCGTGGCCGACATGGCCACGGGCGAGCTGCGCGAGGCCGATCTCGGCCTGGTCGGCCCGCTGATCGCCAGCGTCCACGCGCCGGGCAGCCGGGCCGACGCCGCCACGATCCATCGCTGGCCCGGCCGCATCCTGGCGCCGGGGCTGATCGACACGCATATGCATGTCGAAAGCTCGATGGTGACGCCGCGCCGCTACGCCGAGACGGTGCTGCCCCAGGGCACCACCACGGTGTGCTGGGACCCGCATGAGCTGGGCAATGTCGCCGGGCTGGACGGGGTGCGCTGGGCGATCGAGGCCTCGCGCGGCCTGCCGCTCCGCGTGCTGGTGCTGGCCCCTTCCTGCGTGCCCTCCGCCCCGGGGCTGGAGCGCGCCGGCGCCGATTTCGGCCCCGCCGAACTGGAAGAGATGCTGGCCTGGCCGGAGATCGCCGGCGTCGCCGAGGTGATGGACATGCGCGGCGTGCTGGAGCGCAGCCCGCGCATGGCCGGCATCGTGGCCGCGGGGCTGGCCAGCGGCAAGCTGGTCTGCGGCCATGCGCGCAGCCTGGCGGGGCCCGAGTTGCAGGGCTTCGTCGCCGCCGGCATCTCCTCCGACCATGAGATCGTCTCGGGCGAGGATCTGCTGGAGAAGCTGCGCGCCGGCCTCGCCATCGAGCTGCGCGGCAGCCATGACCACCTGCTGCCGGAGTGCGTCGCGGCGCTGGCCACGCTGCCGCGCTGGCCGCAGACGCTGACGCTCTGCACCGACGACGTCTTCCCCGACGATCTGGTGGCGCGGGGCGGCATGATCGACCTGCTGCGCCGGCTGGTGCGCTACGGCATGCCGGCGCTGGAGGCGCTGCGCTGCGCCACGCTGAACGCCGCGCAGCGCATCGGCCGCGCCGATCTCGGCCTGCTGGCGCCGGGGCGGCGGGCCGACCTGCTGGTGCTGTCCGATCTCGAGGCGCTGGCGGTGGAGCAGGTCTTCGTCTCCGGCGCGCATCTGGCCGAGGAGGGTCGGCTGCTGGCACCGCTGCCCGGCGCGACCCCGCCCGGGCTGCGCGACACGATGCGGCTCGGCGCCGTCGCGGAGGGCGATTTCCGCATCGCCGCCCCCGGCGCCACGGCGCGGCTGCGCACCGTCTCCCAGCCACGCTTCACCCGCTGGGGGGAGATCAGCGTGCCGGTGCGGGACGGATATGCGGTGCTGCCGCCGGAGGCCACGATGCTCGCCGTGCTGCACCGGCATGGCCGGGCGCCGGCGACGCCCAGCCTCGGCGTGCTGGAGGGCTGGGGCGCGTGGCAGGGCGCGCTGGCGACCACGGTCGCGCATGACAGCCACAATCTCTGCATCTTCGGCCATGCGCCGGGCGACATGGCGCTGGCCGCCAATGCGCTGATCGGCTGCGGCGGCGGCATGGCGGTGGCGCAGGATGGCGCCGTGCGGGCGCTGCTGCCGCTGCCGGTCTGCGGCCTGCTCTCCGACGCGCCGGCCGCGGAGGTCGCCGCGCAATTCGCGGCGCTGCGCGCGGCCGCCGACGGGCTGACCCAGTGGCAGCCGCCCTACCGGGTGTTCAAGGCGATCGTCGGCGCGACGCTGGCCTGCAATGCCGGGCCGCATGTGACGGATCTCGGCATCGCCGATGGCACGAGCGGCGAGGTGCTGCCCACGCTGGTGGGGTGA
- a CDS encoding Arm DNA-binding domain-containing protein, which translates to MWDREVPDFGLRTLSSGARNWLFKYRVLDGRQHWHWIGTFPAMTVDNARKVARNLRTAVDGGKDPSQERAAEREAARAAR; encoded by the coding sequence ATGTGGGATCGAGAGGTGCCAGATTTCGGCCTCCGCACCCTAAGCAGCGGCGCGCGAAATTGGCTTTTCAAGTATCGCGTCCTGGACGGCCGCCAGCACTGGCACTGGATTGGCACCTTCCCCGCCATGACGGTGGACAACGCGCGGAAGGTGGCACGCAACCTGCGGACGGCGGTGGACGGGGGCAAAGACCCGTCGCAAGAGCGCGCTGCGGAGCGTGAGGCCGCACGCGCGGCGCGTTAG
- a CDS encoding DNA sulfur modification protein DndB translates to MYPDDIGSQDQVVTNSLDDLLTEGDHSGRPFNVLVGANMGNRTLVVSVPMATFYEISEVANRANLEAVPSYRELSVAQRRLDEGHAKKLAIFILKGLIDAARRKLERTGRPVPATLLAIQKSLGTQPYISMQPIVANIRTCKPGGEGLRFVRNGGTITVYLSDKHVLWIIDGQHRRFAMHLIFEFLKAVTINGKYPRKPALYVPADDPKREPTPEEVQVWSYAFEIARTDCSVVVETHLGLNFEQERQLFHDLNNLAKTVESSLVYEFDNSNPVNRFIKERLLGNDILKAKVVDTDNPHDWHKDEGVISRKDLIAINAQLFLNKTTINGASPNDISAKEEYGCRFWGAIGQIPYWGEPGAKKHTVAAQPVVLKALAKLAYDFGYGRDEEPAHLERLFSAIERGKIDFSHTNPMWRYFALSPEERELHCAGLKDAITPEEAGFNLDLGNFDETNQVMRFGAKHNDIQRHLGDMIRWKLGLPKRKALAKLQFELAEAKRSGGSIAASRLVDVDA, encoded by the coding sequence GTGTATCCCGATGATATAGGCAGCCAGGATCAGGTTGTCACTAACAGCCTTGATGACCTGTTGACCGAGGGGGACCATTCCGGACGCCCATTCAACGTGCTGGTGGGGGCCAATATGGGCAACCGCACGCTGGTCGTCAGCGTGCCGATGGCGACCTTCTACGAGATCTCTGAGGTAGCCAATCGGGCCAACCTGGAGGCGGTGCCTTCGTATCGCGAGCTGTCCGTCGCCCAGCGTCGCCTGGACGAGGGGCACGCGAAGAAGCTCGCGATCTTCATCTTGAAGGGGCTGATCGACGCTGCGCGGCGCAAGCTGGAGCGGACAGGCCGCCCAGTGCCGGCCACGCTGCTTGCCATCCAGAAGAGTCTCGGCACGCAGCCCTACATCTCGATGCAGCCGATCGTGGCCAACATCCGTACCTGCAAGCCGGGAGGCGAGGGCCTGCGCTTCGTCCGCAACGGCGGAACCATCACGGTCTACCTTTCGGACAAGCACGTGCTGTGGATCATCGACGGGCAGCACCGCCGCTTCGCGATGCACCTCATCTTCGAGTTCCTGAAGGCGGTCACAATCAACGGCAAGTACCCACGTAAGCCTGCCCTCTACGTGCCGGCCGACGACCCCAAGCGCGAACCAACGCCGGAGGAGGTGCAGGTCTGGTCGTACGCATTCGAGATTGCCCGCACCGACTGCTCGGTGGTGGTCGAGACGCACCTTGGCCTGAATTTCGAGCAGGAGCGCCAGCTCTTCCACGATCTGAACAACCTGGCGAAGACCGTGGAGAGCAGCCTCGTTTACGAGTTCGACAACTCGAACCCGGTCAACCGCTTCATCAAGGAGCGGCTGCTCGGGAATGACATCCTCAAGGCGAAGGTTGTCGATACGGACAATCCGCACGACTGGCATAAAGACGAAGGCGTGATCTCCCGCAAGGATCTCATTGCCATCAACGCGCAGCTCTTCCTGAACAAGACGACAATCAACGGCGCCTCGCCGAACGATATCAGCGCGAAGGAGGAGTATGGGTGCCGGTTCTGGGGCGCCATCGGGCAGATCCCCTACTGGGGCGAGCCTGGAGCGAAGAAGCACACCGTCGCGGCCCAGCCTGTTGTGCTGAAGGCGCTGGCAAAGCTGGCCTACGACTTCGGCTATGGGCGCGACGAGGAGCCGGCGCATCTCGAGCGGCTTTTCTCGGCCATTGAGCGCGGGAAGATCGACTTCTCGCACACCAACCCGATGTGGCGATACTTCGCGCTAAGCCCGGAGGAGCGAGAGCTCCACTGTGCCGGCCTGAAGGACGCAATCACGCCGGAGGAGGCGGGCTTCAACCTTGACCTGGGCAACTTTGACGAAACGAACCAGGTCATGCGCTTTGGCGCGAAGCACAACGACATCCAGCGGCACCTGGGCGATATGATCCGATGGAAGCTGGGACTGCCGAAGCGCAAGGCTTTGGCCAAGCTCCAGTTCGAGCTGGCCGAGGCCAAGCGTAGCGGCGGTAGCATCGCAGCCTCTCGGCTGGTTGATGTCGATGCCTGA